Proteins encoded by one window of Serratia nevei:
- the cysK gene encoding cysteine synthase A, giving the protein MSKIYEDNSLTIGHTPLVRLNRIGNGRILAKVESRNPSFSVKCRIGANMIWDAEQRGVLTAGKELVEPTSGNTGIALAFVAAARGYKLTLTMPETMSIERRKLLKALGANLVLTEGAKGMKGAIAKAEEIVATDPNRYLILQQFSNPANPAIHEKTTGPEIWEDTDGEVDVFISGVGTGGTLTGVSRYIKNTKGKAITTVAVEPTDSPVISQALAGEELKPGPHKIQGIGAGFIPGNLDLDLVDRVEKVSNDEAISMARRLMDEEGILAGISSGAAVVAAVKLAEEPAFADKTIVVILPSSGERYLSTALFADLFTEQELQQ; this is encoded by the coding sequence ATGAGCAAGATATATGAAGACAACTCATTAACAATCGGCCATACGCCGCTGGTTCGTCTGAACCGTATCGGCAACGGACGCATTCTGGCCAAGGTTGAATCACGCAACCCGAGCTTCAGCGTCAAATGCCGCATCGGTGCCAATATGATTTGGGATGCGGAACAACGTGGCGTGCTGACCGCCGGTAAAGAGCTGGTGGAGCCGACCAGCGGCAACACCGGCATCGCGCTGGCCTTCGTCGCCGCCGCGCGCGGTTACAAGCTGACGCTGACCATGCCGGAAACCATGAGCATCGAGCGCCGCAAGCTGCTCAAGGCGCTCGGCGCCAATCTGGTGCTGACCGAAGGGGCGAAAGGCATGAAAGGCGCTATCGCCAAGGCCGAAGAGATCGTCGCCACCGATCCGAACCGTTACCTGATCCTGCAACAGTTCAGCAACCCGGCCAACCCGGCCATCCATGAAAAAACCACCGGCCCGGAAATCTGGGAAGACACCGACGGTGAAGTCGACGTGTTCATCTCCGGCGTCGGCACCGGCGGCACGCTGACCGGCGTCAGCCGCTACATCAAGAACACCAAAGGCAAGGCCATCACTACCGTGGCGGTCGAGCCGACCGACTCGCCGGTCATCAGCCAGGCGCTGGCCGGTGAAGAGCTGAAACCGGGCCCGCACAAGATCCAGGGCATCGGCGCCGGCTTCATTCCAGGCAACCTCGATCTGGACCTGGTGGATCGCGTCGAGAAGGTCTCCAACGACGAAGCCATCAGCATGGCGCGTCGCCTGATGGACGAAGAAGGCATCCTGGCGGGCATTTCCTCGGGCGCAGCGGTCGTGGCGGCGGTGAAACTGGCCGAAGAACCGGCGTTCGCCGACAAGACCATCGTGGTGATCCTGCCCTCTTCCGGCGAACGTTATCTGAGCACCGCGCTGTTTGCCGATCTGTTCACCGAGCAGGAATTGCAGCAGTAA
- the ptsH gene encoding phosphocarrier protein Hpr, translating to MFQQEVTITAPNGLHTRPAAQFVKEAKGFTSDITVTSNGKSASAKSLFKLQTLGLTQGTVVTISAEGEDEQKAVEHLVKLMAELE from the coding sequence ATGTTCCAGCAAGAAGTTACTATTACCGCTCCGAATGGTCTGCATACTCGCCCTGCCGCTCAGTTCGTTAAAGAAGCCAAAGGCTTCACGTCTGACATCACCGTGACCTCCAACGGCAAAAGCGCCAGCGCTAAAAGCCTGTTCAAACTGCAAACTCTGGGGCTGACTCAAGGGACCGTAGTGACCATCTCCGCTGAAGGTGAAGACGAGCAGAAAGCCGTTGAGCACTTGGTAAAACTGATGGCAGAGCTTGAGTAA
- the ptsI gene encoding phosphoenolpyruvate-protein phosphotransferase PtsI, which translates to MISGILVSPGIAFGKALLLKEDDIVINRKKISADQVEQEVSRFLAGRAKASEQLEAIKTKAGETFGEEKEAIFEGHIMLLEDEELEQEIIALIKDDLASADAAAYTVIEGQAKALEELDDEYLKERAADVRDIGKRLLQNILGMPIVDLGSIQDEVILVATDLTPSETAQLNLDKVLGFITDLGGRTSHTSIMARSLELPAIVGTSDVTKQVKNDDYLILDAVNNKIYVNPTADVIDQLKAAQNQYITEKNDLAKLKDLPAITLDGHQVEVCANIGTVRDVAGAERNGAEGVGLYRTEFLFMDRDSLPTEDEQFQAYKAVAEAMGSQAVIVRTMDIGGDKDLPYMNLPKEENPFLGWRAIRIAMDRREILHAQLRAILRASAFGKLRIMFPMIISVEEVRDLKGEIETLKAQLREEGKAFDESIEVGVMVETPAAAVIAHHLAKEVDFFSIGTNDLTQYTLAVDRGNELISHLYNPMSPSVLGLIKQVIDASHAEGKWTGMCGELAGDERATLLLLGMGLDEFSMSAISIPRIKKIIRNTNFEDVKALAAQALAQPTAQDLMNCVNKFIEEKTLC; encoded by the coding sequence ATGATTTCAGGCATTTTAGTATCACCGGGCATCGCTTTTGGTAAGGCTCTCTTGCTGAAAGAAGACGACATTGTCATCAACCGGAAAAAAATCTCTGCTGATCAAGTAGAGCAGGAAGTCTCGCGTTTTCTGGCCGGCCGCGCGAAAGCGTCCGAACAGCTGGAAGCGATCAAGACCAAAGCTGGCGAAACCTTCGGCGAAGAGAAGGAAGCTATCTTCGAAGGCCACATCATGTTGCTGGAAGACGAAGAGCTTGAGCAGGAAATCATAGCCCTAATCAAAGACGATCTGGCCTCCGCAGACGCCGCCGCCTACACCGTGATCGAAGGTCAGGCGAAAGCGCTGGAAGAGCTGGACGACGAATACCTCAAAGAGCGCGCCGCCGACGTGCGCGACATCGGTAAGCGCCTGCTGCAGAACATTCTGGGCATGCCGATCGTCGATCTGGGCTCCATTCAGGACGAAGTGATCCTGGTGGCCACCGATCTGACCCCGTCAGAGACCGCGCAGCTGAACCTGGACAAAGTGCTGGGCTTCATTACCGATCTCGGCGGCCGGACTTCCCACACCTCTATCATGGCGCGCTCCCTGGAGCTGCCGGCGATCGTCGGTACCAGCGACGTGACCAAGCAGGTGAAAAACGACGACTACCTGATTCTGGATGCGGTTAACAACAAAATTTACGTTAACCCGACCGCTGACGTTATCGATCAGCTGAAAGCCGCCCAGAACCAATACATCACCGAGAAAAACGATCTGGCCAAGCTGAAGGACCTGCCGGCGATTACGCTGGACGGCCATCAGGTTGAAGTCTGCGCCAACATCGGCACCGTGCGCGACGTCGCGGGTGCAGAGCGCAACGGCGCGGAAGGCGTCGGCCTGTATCGTACCGAGTTCCTGTTCATGGACCGCGACTCGCTGCCGACCGAAGACGAGCAGTTCCAGGCTTATAAAGCCGTGGCGGAAGCCATGGGCTCGCAGGCCGTGATCGTCCGTACCATGGACATCGGCGGCGACAAAGACCTGCCGTACATGAACCTGCCGAAGGAAGAGAACCCGTTCCTCGGCTGGCGCGCCATCCGCATCGCGATGGACCGCCGTGAAATCCTGCACGCCCAGCTGCGCGCCATCCTGCGCGCCTCGGCGTTCGGCAAACTGCGCATCATGTTCCCGATGATCATCTCCGTGGAAGAAGTGCGCGATCTGAAAGGCGAAATCGAGACGCTGAAAGCGCAGCTGCGCGAAGAAGGCAAGGCGTTTGACGAGAGCATCGAAGTGGGCGTGATGGTGGAAACACCGGCTGCGGCGGTCATTGCTCACCACCTGGCGAAAGAAGTCGACTTCTTTAGTATTGGGACAAACGATCTAACCCAGTATACTCTGGCGGTAGATCGCGGCAACGAGCTGATTTCTCATCTCTATAACCCGATGTCCCCATCAGTGCTTGGCCTGATCAAACAGGTTATTGATGCATCTCACGCGGAAGGCAAGTGGACCGGCATGTGCGGCGAACTAGCTGGCGATGAGCGTGCTACACTGTTGTTATTGGGCATGGGGCTGGATGAGTTCAGCATGAGTGCGATTTCAATCCCGCGCATCAAGAAAATTATTCGTAACACGAATTTCGAAGATGTGAAGGCGTTGGCAGCGCAGGCCTTGGCACAGCCAACGGCACAAGACCTGATGAATTGCGTCAATAAATTCATCGAAGAAAAAACGCTCTGCTAA
- the crr gene encoding PTS glucose transporter subunit IIA codes for MGLFDKLKSLVSDDKKDTGTIEIVAPLSGEIVNIEDVPDVVFAEKIVGDGIAIKPAGNKMVAPVDGTIGKIFETNHAFSIESDSGIELFVHFGIDTVELKGEGFKRIAEEGQRVKKGDVVIEFNLPLLEEKAKSTLTPVVISNMDEIKELIKLSGSVTVGETPIIRIKK; via the coding sequence ATGGGTTTGTTCGATAAACTGAAATCTCTGGTTTCTGATGACAAGAAAGACACGGGCACTATCGAGATCGTCGCTCCCCTTTCTGGCGAAATCGTCAATATCGAAGATGTGCCGGACGTAGTGTTCGCTGAAAAAATCGTTGGCGACGGTATCGCCATCAAACCGGCCGGCAACAAAATGGTTGCTCCGGTTGACGGCACCATCGGTAAGATTTTCGAAACCAACCATGCATTCTCTATCGAATCCGACAGCGGCATTGAGCTGTTCGTCCACTTCGGCATCGATACCGTAGAACTGAAAGGCGAAGGCTTCAAACGCATCGCCGAAGAAGGTCAGCGCGTCAAGAAAGGTGACGTGGTTATCGAGTTCAACCTGCCTCTGCTGGAAGAGAAAGCCAAGTCTACCCTGACGCCGGTCGTTATCTCCAACATGGACGAGATCAAAGAGCTGATCAAACTGTCCGGCAGCGTGACCGTTGGTGAAACCCCGATCATCCGCATCAAGAAGTAA
- a CDS encoding ATP-binding protein, protein MRGRLFWKILLGFWLTFLIMTQALWVAFSLYGDRYVPPENAMARRVIGLQLTSAATQLRSGGMPALEALMRDWPEDDRRLLSVTPMTQPPPPAPEEPVFEGRRMPKEISAWVQTGEGQGYWLSYNVRGLREEYRPERRSHFFNIPAPMLWVGGLGGLLFSAVLAWNLTRPMRQLRGGLDRVAQGDLSVRLFPKMRRRHDELSDVARDFDTMAERLELLVSAREQLLHDVSHELRSPLARLQLAIGLARQNAGNVETSLKRIEHESGRLDKMIGELLALSRAEHSSLPDEEYFDLYGLVDAVVSDARYEAQVPGVDIVLQAESDVEYTVKGNAELMRRAVDNIVRNALRFSSHGQRVTVALTRVDNQFQIAVSDQGPGVEEAKLSSIFDPFVRVKSALSGKGYGLGLAITRKVVLAHGGQVEARNGDKEGLVITLRIPRWPS, encoded by the coding sequence ATGCGCGGAAGACTGTTCTGGAAAATTTTGCTCGGCTTTTGGCTGACCTTCCTCATCATGACGCAGGCCCTGTGGGTGGCGTTTTCTTTGTATGGCGACCGCTATGTGCCGCCGGAGAACGCTATGGCGCGGCGGGTCATCGGCCTGCAGCTGACCTCGGCGGCTACCCAGTTGCGCAGCGGCGGCATGCCGGCGCTGGAAGCCCTGATGCGCGATTGGCCCGAGGACGACAGGCGTTTGCTGTCGGTGACGCCGATGACCCAACCGCCGCCGCCCGCGCCGGAAGAACCGGTATTTGAAGGGCGGCGGATGCCGAAGGAAATCTCTGCCTGGGTGCAGACCGGGGAAGGGCAGGGATACTGGCTGAGCTATAACGTGCGCGGGCTGCGGGAAGAGTATCGGCCGGAGCGGCGTTCCCATTTCTTCAACATTCCTGCGCCGATGCTGTGGGTCGGCGGGCTGGGCGGTTTGCTGTTCAGCGCCGTGCTGGCCTGGAACCTGACCCGGCCGATGCGTCAGCTGCGCGGTGGCCTGGATCGGGTGGCGCAGGGCGATCTGTCGGTGCGGCTGTTCCCGAAAATGCGCCGCCGTCATGACGAGCTGTCCGACGTGGCGCGCGATTTCGACACCATGGCTGAGCGGCTGGAGCTGCTGGTCAGCGCCCGCGAGCAGTTACTTCATGACGTTTCGCACGAGCTGCGTTCGCCGCTGGCGCGCCTGCAGCTGGCGATCGGCCTGGCGCGGCAGAATGCCGGCAACGTCGAAACCTCGCTCAAGCGCATCGAACACGAGTCGGGGCGGCTGGATAAGATGATCGGCGAGCTGCTGGCGCTGTCGCGCGCCGAACACAGCAGCCTGCCGGACGAGGAGTATTTCGATCTGTACGGCCTGGTGGATGCGGTGGTGAGCGATGCACGCTACGAGGCGCAGGTGCCCGGCGTGGATATCGTGCTGCAGGCCGAGTCGGACGTGGAGTACACCGTCAAGGGCAATGCGGAGCTGATGCGGCGAGCGGTGGATAACATCGTGCGTAATGCGCTGCGCTTTTCCAGCCACGGCCAGCGGGTGACGGTGGCGCTGACGCGCGTTGATAACCAGTTCCAGATCGCGGTCAGCGATCAGGGGCCGGGAGTCGAGGAGGCGAAGCTGTCGAGCATTTTCGATCCGTTCGTGCGCGTGAAGTCAGCGCTGTCGGGCAAGGGGTACGGCCTGGGGCTGGCGATCACCCGCAAGGTGGTGCTGGCGCACGGCGGCCAGGTTGAGGCGCGCAACGGCGATAAAGAGGGGCTGGTCATTACCCTGCGTATCCCGCGCTGGCCGTCATAA
- a CDS encoding response regulator transcription factor — translation MKILLVDDDLELGTMLSEYLTGEGFDATLVLTGKAGVEGALSGDYTAMILDIMLPDMSGIDVLRDVRKKSRLPIIMLTAKGDNIDRVIGLEMGADDYMPKPCYPRELVARLRAVLRRFEERPQEADDEAAISFGELTLNPSTRSSEWRGKAFDLTASEFNLLELLLRAPDRVVSKDELSEKGLGRPREAYDRSVDVHISNIRQKLSALAGNTLSIETVRSIGYRIR, via the coding sequence ATGAAAATTTTACTGGTCGACGATGACCTGGAGCTTGGCACCATGCTGAGCGAATACCTGACGGGCGAAGGCTTCGACGCCACGCTGGTGCTGACCGGCAAGGCGGGGGTAGAGGGCGCGCTGTCGGGCGACTATACCGCGATGATCCTCGATATCATGCTGCCGGACATGAGCGGCATCGACGTGCTGCGCGACGTGCGTAAAAAGAGCCGGCTGCCGATCATCATGCTGACCGCCAAAGGCGACAACATCGATCGGGTGATTGGCCTGGAGATGGGCGCCGACGATTACATGCCCAAACCTTGCTACCCGCGCGAATTGGTGGCGCGTCTGCGCGCGGTGCTGCGCCGTTTCGAAGAGCGGCCGCAGGAGGCGGACGACGAAGCCGCCATCAGCTTCGGCGAGCTGACGCTGAACCCTTCAACCCGCAGCAGCGAATGGCGCGGTAAGGCGTTTGATCTGACCGCTTCGGAATTCAATCTGCTGGAGCTGTTGCTGCGCGCGCCGGATCGCGTGGTGTCGAAGGATGAATTGTCCGAGAAGGGGCTGGGGCGCCCGCGCGAGGCCTATGATCGCAGCGTGGACGTGCATATCAGCAATATCCGCCAGAAGCTGAGCGCGCTGGCCGGTAATACGCTGAGCATCGAGACGGTGCGCAGCATCGGCTATCGCATTCGATAA
- the cysM gene encoding cysteine synthase CysM: MTTLEQCIGNTPLVQLQRLAAQAGSEVWVKLEGNNPAGSVKDRAALAMIQQAELRGEIKPGDVLIEATSGNTGIALAMIAALKGYTLKLLMPENMSLERQAAMRAYGAELILVSREQGMEGARDLALEMQRQGQGKVLDQFNNLDNPYAHFTTTGPEIWRQTEGRITHFVSSMGTTGTITGVGGYLKSQNPQVQIIGLQPAEGSSIPGIRRWAPAYLPGIFRPELVDQVLDIEQRDAEQTMRQLAQREGIFCGVSSGGAVAGALRVAAAHPGSVVVAIVCDRGDRYLSTGVFD, translated from the coding sequence GTGACAACGCTCGAACAATGCATCGGGAACACCCCGCTGGTACAACTGCAACGGCTGGCCGCCCAGGCGGGCAGCGAGGTATGGGTCAAACTGGAAGGCAATAACCCGGCGGGATCGGTGAAGGATCGCGCTGCGTTGGCGATGATCCAGCAGGCGGAGCTGCGCGGCGAGATCAAGCCCGGCGACGTGCTGATCGAGGCCACCAGCGGCAATACCGGCATTGCGCTGGCGATGATCGCCGCGCTCAAAGGCTATACGCTGAAGCTGTTGATGCCGGAGAACATGAGCCTGGAGCGGCAGGCGGCGATGCGCGCGTACGGCGCCGAGCTGATCCTGGTCAGCCGTGAGCAGGGGATGGAAGGGGCGCGCGATCTGGCGCTGGAGATGCAGCGTCAGGGGCAGGGCAAGGTGCTGGATCAGTTCAACAATCTCGACAATCCCTACGCCCATTTCACCACCACCGGCCCGGAGATTTGGCGCCAGACCGAAGGACGCATCACGCACTTCGTTTCCAGCATGGGCACCACCGGTACCATTACCGGCGTGGGCGGTTACCTGAAGAGCCAGAATCCGCAGGTGCAGATCATCGGCCTGCAGCCGGCAGAAGGCAGCAGCATCCCCGGCATTCGCCGTTGGGCGCCCGCTTACCTGCCGGGCATTTTCCGCCCGGAGCTGGTGGATCAGGTGCTGGATATCGAGCAGCGCGATGCTGAGCAGACCATGCGCCAGCTGGCGCAGCGTGAAGGCATTTTCTGCGGCGTCAGCTCCGGCGGCGCGGTAGCCGGCGCCCTGCGCGTCGCGGCGGCCCACCCCGGCAGCGTCGTGGTGGCGATCGTCTGCGATCGCGGTGACCGTTACCTCTCCACCGGCGTGTTCGACTGA
- the cysA gene encoding sulfate/thiosulfate ABC transporter ATP-binding protein CysA, whose translation MSIEINGINKYFGRTKVLNDISLDIASGEMVALLGPSGSGKTTLLRIIAGLESQSGGKLGFHGTDVSHMHARDRRVGFVFQHYALFRHMTVFDNIAFGLTVLPRRERPNAAAIKQKVTQLLEMVQLGHLANRYPSQLSGGQKQRVALARALAVEPQILLLDEPFGALDAQVRKELRRWLRQLHEELKFTSVFVTHDQEEAMEVADRIVVMSQGNIEQVGSPEEIMREPASRFVLEFMGEVNRLNGEIRGSQLFVGAHQWPLSFQPMHQGSVDLFLRPWEMEVATESSERCPLPVQVLEVSPRGHFWQLTVQPIGWHQEPIGVVLPEGNPTPVRGGRYYVGSLNARLYAGDQLLQPVALAKSA comes from the coding sequence ATGAGCATTGAGATTAACGGCATCAACAAGTACTTCGGTCGCACCAAGGTATTGAACGATATCTCGCTCGATATTGCTTCCGGCGAGATGGTGGCGCTGCTCGGGCCGTCCGGTTCCGGCAAGACCACGCTGCTGCGGATCATCGCCGGGCTGGAAAGCCAGAGCGGCGGCAAGCTGGGCTTCCACGGCACCGACGTCAGCCACATGCATGCGCGAGACAGGCGCGTGGGCTTCGTGTTTCAGCACTATGCGCTGTTCCGCCACATGACGGTGTTCGACAACATCGCCTTCGGCCTGACCGTGCTGCCGCGCCGCGAGCGGCCGAACGCCGCGGCGATCAAACAGAAAGTCACCCAGCTGCTGGAAATGGTGCAGCTGGGCCACCTGGCCAACCGCTATCCGTCTCAGCTGTCCGGCGGCCAGAAACAGCGCGTGGCGTTGGCGCGCGCCCTGGCGGTGGAGCCGCAAATTCTGCTGCTGGACGAACCGTTCGGCGCGCTGGATGCGCAGGTGCGCAAAGAGCTGCGCCGCTGGCTGCGTCAGCTGCACGAAGAGCTGAAGTTCACCAGCGTGTTCGTCACCCACGATCAGGAAGAGGCGATGGAAGTGGCCGACCGCATCGTGGTGATGAGCCAGGGCAATATCGAACAGGTCGGGTCGCCGGAAGAGATTATGCGCGAACCGGCCAGCCGCTTCGTGCTGGAATTCATGGGGGAAGTGAACCGCCTGAACGGCGAAATTCGCGGCTCCCAGCTGTTCGTCGGCGCGCACCAGTGGCCGCTGTCGTTCCAGCCGATGCACCAGGGCAGCGTCGATCTGTTCCTGCGTCCGTGGGAAATGGAAGTGGCGACCGAAAGCAGCGAGCGTTGCCCGCTGCCGGTGCAGGTGTTGGAAGTCAGCCCGCGTGGCCACTTCTGGCAGCTGACGGTGCAGCCGATCGGCTGGCATCAGGAACCGATCGGCGTGGTGTTGCCGGAAGGCAATCCAACCCCGGTGCGCGGCGGCCGTTATTACGTCGGCAGCCTCAATGCGCGGCTGTATGCCGGCGATCAACTGCTGCAACCTGTTGCGTTAGCCAAAAGCGCCTGA
- the cysW gene encoding sulfate/thiosulfate ABC transporter permease CysW — MADVSAFNGAERPRVNWGKWTLIAIGTLFSVLLLVVPMMSIFAEAFSKGFGAMWSNLLDPDMLHAIWLTVLIALITVPFNLVFGTLLAWLVTRFTFPGRQLLLTLIDIPFAVSPVVAGLIYLLFYGSNGLLGGWLDAHNIQIMFSWPGMVLVTIFVTCPFVVRELVPMMLSQGSQEDEAAILLGASGWQMFRRVTLPNIRWALLYGVVLTNARAIGEFGAVSVVSGSIRGETYSLPLQVELLQQDYNTVGSFTAAALLTLMAIVTLFLKSALQWRLERQNARLEREENHEH; from the coding sequence ATGGCCGATGTTTCCGCCTTCAACGGCGCCGAGCGCCCGCGCGTCAACTGGGGCAAGTGGACGCTGATCGCCATCGGCACGCTGTTCTCGGTGCTGCTGCTGGTGGTGCCGATGATGTCGATTTTCGCCGAGGCCTTTTCCAAAGGGTTCGGCGCGATGTGGAGCAACTTGCTCGATCCGGACATGCTGCACGCCATTTGGCTGACGGTCTTGATCGCGCTGATCACCGTGCCGTTCAACCTGGTGTTCGGCACGTTGCTGGCGTGGCTGGTGACGCGCTTCACCTTCCCCGGCCGCCAGCTGCTGCTGACGCTGATCGATATCCCGTTCGCCGTTTCACCGGTGGTGGCGGGGCTGATTTACCTGCTGTTTTACGGCAGCAATGGCCTGCTGGGCGGCTGGCTGGATGCGCATAACATCCAGATCATGTTCTCCTGGCCGGGCATGGTGCTGGTGACCATTTTCGTTACCTGCCCCTTCGTGGTGCGCGAGCTGGTGCCGATGATGCTCAGCCAGGGCAGCCAGGAAGACGAGGCCGCGATTCTGCTGGGGGCGTCCGGCTGGCAAATGTTCCGCCGCGTGACGCTGCCCAACATTCGCTGGGCGCTGCTGTACGGCGTGGTGCTGACCAACGCGCGCGCCATCGGCGAGTTCGGCGCAGTGTCGGTGGTGTCCGGTTCGATTCGCGGCGAAACCTACAGCCTGCCGCTGCAGGTCGAGCTGTTGCAGCAGGATTACAACACCGTCGGCTCCTTTACCGCCGCCGCCCTGTTGACCCTGATGGCGATCGTTACCCTATTTTTGAAGAGTGCGCTGCAGTGGCGTCTGGAACGTCAAAACGCGCGTCTCGAGCGGGAGGAAAATCATGAGCATTGA
- the cysT gene encoding sulfate/thiosulfate ABC transporter permease CysT: MLALSSSKRVLPGFGLSLGSSLFYTCLILLLPLTALVMQLAQMSLAQYWEVISNPQVVAAYKVTLLAAGVASLFNAVFGMLMAWILTRYRFPGRSLLDGLIDLPFALPTAVAGLTLAGLFSTTGWYGQWLAHFDIKVTFTWLGIAVAMAFTSLPFVVRTVQPVLEELGPEYEEAAETLGATRWQSFRRVVLPEVAPALLAGTAISFTRSLGEFGAVIFIAGNIAWKTEVTSLMIFVRLQEFDYPAASAIASVILAASLLLLFSINVLQSRFGRRLGGGH; encoded by the coding sequence ATGTTGGCGTTGTCGTCCAGTAAGCGGGTGCTGCCCGGATTTGGCCTCAGCCTCGGCAGCAGCCTGTTTTATACCTGTTTGATCCTGCTGTTGCCGCTCACCGCGCTGGTGATGCAGCTGGCACAGATGAGCCTGGCGCAATACTGGGAAGTGATTTCCAACCCGCAGGTGGTGGCGGCGTATAAAGTGACGCTGCTGGCGGCCGGCGTCGCCAGCCTGTTCAACGCGGTGTTCGGCATGCTGATGGCCTGGATCCTGACGCGCTACCGTTTTCCCGGCCGTTCGCTGCTGGACGGCCTGATCGATCTGCCGTTCGCACTGCCGACCGCAGTGGCCGGCCTGACGCTGGCGGGGCTGTTTTCCACCACTGGCTGGTACGGTCAGTGGCTGGCGCACTTCGACATCAAGGTCACCTTTACCTGGCTTGGGATCGCGGTAGCGATGGCGTTCACCAGCCTGCCGTTTGTGGTGCGCACCGTGCAGCCGGTTCTGGAAGAGCTGGGGCCGGAATACGAAGAGGCGGCCGAGACGCTGGGCGCTACGCGCTGGCAGAGTTTCCGCCGCGTGGTGTTGCCCGAGGTGGCACCGGCATTGCTGGCCGGCACCGCCATCTCCTTTACCCGCAGCCTGGGCGAGTTCGGCGCGGTGATTTTCATCGCCGGCAACATCGCCTGGAAGACGGAAGTGACCTCGCTGATGATTTTCGTGCGTTTGCAGGAGTTCGATTATCCGGCGGCCAGCGCCATCGCCTCGGTGATCCTGGCGGCGTCGCTGCTGCTGCTGTTCAGCATTAACGTATTGCAAAGCCGCTTCGGCAGACGTTTGGGAGGAGGGCACTGA
- a CDS encoding sulfate ABC transporter substrate-binding protein: MKQNRVKNLVLKGWLAAALLASGAASAAELLNSSYDVSRELFVALNPGFEQQWNQQHPNDKLTIKQSHAGSSKQALAILQGLRADVVTYNQVTDVQILHDRGQLIPADWQARLPNNSSPFYSTMAFLVRKDNPKGIHTWNDLVRDDVKLVFPNPKTSGNGRYTYLAAWGAANQADGNDPAKTRAFMTRFLKNVLVFDTGGRGATTTFVERGLGDVLISFESEVNNIRKQYGEDKYEVIVPPVDILAEFPVAWVDKNVERNGTEQAAKAYLNYLYSPAAQQVITSFYYRVYDQKAMAAAKGQFPDTQLFRVEDQFGGWPQVMKTHFATGGELDQLLAAGRK; the protein is encoded by the coding sequence ATGAAACAAAACCGGGTTAAAAATCTCGTGCTGAAAGGTTGGCTGGCGGCTGCGCTGTTGGCGAGCGGCGCCGCGTCGGCGGCGGAATTGCTGAACAGCTCTTATGACGTTTCCCGTGAATTGTTCGTCGCGCTGAATCCCGGCTTTGAACAGCAGTGGAATCAACAGCATCCGAACGACAAGCTGACCATCAAACAATCGCACGCCGGTTCCTCCAAGCAGGCGCTGGCGATCCTGCAGGGCCTGCGCGCCGACGTGGTGACGTACAACCAGGTGACCGACGTGCAGATCCTGCACGATCGCGGGCAGCTGATCCCGGCGGACTGGCAGGCGCGCCTGCCGAACAACAGCTCGCCGTTCTATTCCACCATGGCGTTTCTGGTGCGCAAGGACAACCCGAAGGGCATCCACACCTGGAACGATCTGGTGCGCGACGACGTGAAGCTGGTGTTCCCGAACCCGAAAACCTCCGGTAACGGCCGTTACACCTATCTGGCCGCCTGGGGCGCCGCCAATCAGGCCGACGGCAACGATCCGGCCAAGACCCGCGCTTTCATGACCCGCTTCCTGAAAAACGTGCTGGTGTTTGATACCGGCGGCCGCGGCGCGACCACCACCTTCGTCGAGCGCGGCTTGGGCGACGTGCTGATCAGCTTCGAGTCCGAAGTGAACAACATCCGCAAGCAGTACGGTGAGGACAAGTACGAAGTGATCGTGCCGCCGGTCGATATTCTGGCGGAGTTCCCGGTGGCCTGGGTCGACAAAAACGTCGAGCGCAACGGTACCGAACAGGCGGCCAAAGCCTATCTGAACTATCTCTACAGCCCGGCGGCGCAGCAGGTGATCACCAGCTTCTACTACCGCGTGTATGACCAGAAAGCGATGGCGGCGGCGAAGGGGCAATTCCCGGACACCCAACTGTTCCGCGTGGAAGACCAGTTCGGCGGCTGGCCGCAGGTGATGAAAACCCACTTCGCCACCGGCGGCGAGCTGGATCAGCTGTTAGCGGCAGGGCGCAAGTAA